The stretch of DNA TCGGCCGGTAGGCGCTCGAAAGCGGCTTTGAGCTCGGTTTGTGTCAACTCCAGATCGGCCATTGAGCTGGCTGCCGTACCATCAAATTTGTTGGTGTACTCCACCAGGGCTGCATCGCCACGGGTTTTAACGTCGGCCAAAATCGCCGCAACGCGTTGATCTACTTGCGGGTCTTGCGAGGTTTCAAATGCCAGCAGGGCAGTGAGTTCGGTTTGGAAATCAGCAGAAGTGGAATCTAAACGGCGGAGCATGGCACAGACCCAAAGTAATTTTCTATAGCGCGATTATACCTGCACTTGAGCCTTGCGCGGCTGTGGCCAAAGTCAAATCACACGGTGATTTGTGCGATTTTTGCCGCGGAATTGTCAAGTTTCAGAAAGAAAAGCAGGAAAACTTGCGGTTGGCGACTAGAATCGATGTGAATAGTTGATCGGTAGAAGCGCTTTAATTACATCGTAGATCTAGACCAAGCTTGCCATGCTTTATGGATCAGGTCTGGACAAGATAAGGAGCCGCAATGTCGCGTTTAATGCAATCTTTGTTCGTTTCAGCAGCGCTGCTGGGTTCACCTGGCTTGCTGTTAAGTTCCAATGTGCTGGCGGCTGAAACTGCCGCGAGTAATGTCTTTAGTCAGCAGGAAATTGAGCAATTAGTAGCGCCAATTGCGTTGTATCCCGATGCGTTGTTGGCGCAAGTCTTGATGGCGTCAACTTATCCGTTAGAAGTGGTGCAGGCTGCGCGTTGGCGCAAAGCCAATTCTAGTCTGAAGGATAAAGCGCTTGAAGATGCGCTACTCAAACAGCCGTGGGATGCCAGCGTTAAATCGCTAGCGGCGTTTCCCGATGTATTGGCGATGCTCAATGACAAAATTGACTGGACCCAAAAATTGGGCGATGCATTTTTGGCGCAGCAAAAAGACGTTATGGATGCGACACAGCGCTTGCGTGCAAAAGCCAAAGCTGAAGGCAATTTGAAAGACAGCAAAGAGCAGAAAGTGATTGTCGAATCTACTCCCACGACCGTCATTCGCATTGAGCCTCAAACCGAAGTTGTCTATGTACCTGTCTATAACCCAACGGTGGTGTATGGCCCGTGGCCATACCCTAGCTATGTACCTTATTATTGGTATCCACCTAGCTATGCTTATGCAGCAAGTGCATTTTCATTTACCGTTGGAGTAATGGTTGGCGCGGCTTTATGGGGCGATTGCGACTGGCATCATGGTCACGTCAATATCAATGTTAACCATTACAACAGCTTTAATCGCACCACCATTAACAACACCAACTGGACTCATAACGTGGATCATCGGCGCGGGGTGGAATACCGCGATAAAACCACGCGCGAGCAGTATCGGCCGCAAACCAATCATCGAGAGCAAAGTCGCGAAGCATTTCGTGGCAAGGCTGATCAAACACGCGCTGATTTGGGGACGATTGATCGTGCTGATATGCAAGGGCAGCTTAAGGATTTGGATCGTGCGGAGTTAAGCCAACAATTGCAAAATAAAGCCGCCGCCAAACCTGAGCATCGCGACAATCAATCAAACGGCTCTGCGAAATCAGGTAAAAAAGCCAAGCCAGTTGCGAACCCAATTGCGCCATCAGCAACGCACCGTGATAGTGCATTTAGTCAGCCAGATCACAGTCAGCTTGCGCGCAGTGCTCGCGATCGCGGAGCTAGTTCACAGCGCAGCGTTTCCCGCCCGGTACGTGTCTCTGGTCACGGTAAATAAGGAGTAGAGCAATGCATGATTCAGTTTTGAAAACGCTAGTGGCGGTGCTTGGTGCAACCTTGATGTCTTCGGCTTTCGCGGGGCAGTTATTTAAAACGCCTGAGGCGGCGGGCGAAGCGCTGTTGCAAGCGCTAGAGCAAAAAGACCCCAGCGCACTGGAAAAAATATTTGGCTCTCGCAATCGTGATTTGATTGTATCGGGAGACCCGATTGATGATCAAAATCGCTACGCAACCTATGCACAAAGCTATCGCGCAGGGCATCAATGGCGCGTTGTCAGTCAATCGAAGCAAGTGCTGGAATTGGGGGAGCAACAATACCCGTTTGCAATTCCGCTGATTCGCGATAAGGGAGGCTGGGTTTTTGCTGGCACGACGGGCCGTGCGGAATTACTCACCCGGCGCATTGGCATGAATGAGCTCAGTGCAATTGAAGCACTGAAAACCGTACTTACTGCGCAGCAGGAGTATTACCTGATGCAGGCGGATGGCTCATCACTGCTGCATTACGCCGATCGCATTGTTAGCTCGCCAGAGCGAAAAGATGGTTTGTATTGGCCTGAGCAAGAAGGGGCAGCGGCTAGCCCAATGGGGGCTTTTTTTGCTGCCGCCGCTGCCGAGGGGTATCACAATCAATCAGCACCTTATCATGGCTATTTTTTCAAAATTCTCCAAGCACAAGGTCCTGCAGCGAAGGGGGGCGCGTATAGCTATGTCGAAAGCGGAAAAATGTTTGGCGGGTTTGCAGTTCTGGCTTGGCCAGCTAGCTATGGCAAGTCGGGCGTGATGAGCTTTATCACCAATCAGGAAGGGGTGATTTATCAGCGTAATTTAGGTAAGGGCACCGCTGATGCCGTTAAAAAATTGACGAATTTTAATCCGGATAAAGGCTGGAGCACGGTGGAGTAGTCATTCACTGCCGCAGAATTGTGTGGTCACGCTACCCAATAAAACCCATGCAAGAGCCGGGTTTTATTGGGTATGTTTATTTAAGCCAGATTCAGATTGCTTTTTCGGGCTATACCCTTTGATGTTGGCTCATGTTCCACATTTGCCAGGTTTTGTAGCCTCCGTTCAGGCTGCGCACCTGAAAGCCCAATTGGCTTAAATGTCGTTGGGCGATATAACCACGCAGGCCCACCATGCAGTACACCACCACCGGTTTGCTGGTGTCGAGCAACTGGCTAAGCTCGCGCAATTGGCTCAGCGGGATATTCCGTGCCCCAGCAATTTGACCGCTGGCGATTTCTTCCGGCTCGCGTACATCGATCAATTGCACATGACCTAGCTCGTTCGCCAATTGTTCGGGGTTGATTAGCGCAAGCAAACCGGATTGCAGATTTTGCGCCGCCATGCCAACCAGATTGAGCGGGTCTTTGGCTGCACCATAGGGTGGCGCGTAGCTGAGCTCCATTTCGGCCAGATCATCGATTGTCATGCCAGCTTGCAAGGCCACGGCGAGCACATCGATGCGTTTATCTACGCCTTTCTCGCCCACCGCCTGCGCGCCGAGTAATTTACCGCTGGCGGGGTCAAACAAGACTTTCAGGCTGATCATCGTTGCGCCGGGGTAGTAGCTGGCGTGATCATTCCCATGCAGATAGAGCTTTTGGTACGGTATTTCGGCCGCTTGCAGGCTACGCTCATTGAGTCCGGTGCTGGCGGCGGTTAGATCAAACACCTTGCAAATGGCTGTGCCTTGGCTGCCACGATAGCTGGCTGCGCGGCCAAAAATTGTATCGGCTGCAATGCGGCCTTGACGATTGGCGGGGCCTGCCAGTGGCAACAAGACAGATTTGCCATTCACAGTGTGCAGAACTTCAACGGCATCCCCTACGGCGTATATGCTTGTATCGCTTGTCTGCTGATGGCTATTGACCAATACCCCGCCAGTTGTGCCGATTTCTAAGCCAGCTTCGCGCGCCAATTGGTTTTCCGGTTTCACCCCAATCGCCAATACCACCAAGTCAGTGCTGAGTTGATGGCCTGATTCCAGCTGGAGAGTTAGTTGTTCGCCATCAACGACGCTGAGCAGGCTTTCGCCTAACAGTAATTCAACGCCATGAGCTTGCAGCGTCGCGGCTAGCGGTGTGGTCATTTCAGCATCGAGCGGAGTTAACACCTGCGGTGCACGCTCAATCAGGCTGGCGGCCAGCCCGCGATGACGCAGCGCTTCAACCGTTTCCAGCCCGATAAACCCTGCGCCAACGACGGTCACGTGTTTGACCGTGCTGGTCATTGCATTCATTAGTCGATCGAGATCGGGCACGGTGCGCAGCGTGAATACGCGTGGATTATCCAGCCCCGGCAGTGGCGGGCGAATCGGTGCAGCACCCGGCGCGAGGATCAGCGCGTCGTAGCTTTCGTCATAGGTTTCACCAGTTTGCCGATTGTGGACGCGAATGGTTTTAGCTTGGCGATCAATGCTGAGCACTTCGCTATTGACGCGCACATCCAACCCGAAGCGCGCCGTGAGTGATTCGGGCGTGTGTAGTAATAAGGATTCACGCTCAGCGATTTCCCCGCCCAAATGATAGGGCAAGCCGCAATTGGCAAACGACACATAGGGGCCGCGCTCGAACACAATAATTTGCGCCGCTTCATTTAAACGGCGCCCCCGTGCCGCCGCTGAAGCGCCACCCGCCACGCCACCGACAATCAGTAATTTTTGTACGGTACTCATTGGGTATCCCTATGCTGTTATTTGATATGCTTTATAATAATATATATAAATGTATAATGTAAAGCGATAAAAATGCCACCCGTAGGTGGCATCGGTTTGCTGTTGCATAATTACTCAGACTGGCTGGTGGCTTGTTGTTGCTCGATATGCTGTTGAATCCGTGCTCTGGCTTCTTCACGCGTCATTTTCTCGCCGCTTTGCTGCTCGACTTGCGCAATTAATTGATCCACTTCGCTGTCGGTGAGCGTTTGCGCCGCTTCTGCTGGCGTGCGTGGTGCAGCTTTTGGGCTGTCCATTAAAGTGGTTTGGATAATTGTACCGATCAGTGCGATCCCGCAGATCAGACTCGCCAAGTAATGAAAGATATTGGGTGGTGCGGCGGGTAAGCCATAGTCATTCTCGCCATCATCGCCTTGTACAAATGCCAGTGCGCCATAGACAAACAATGAAATCATGCTGCCAATGATAATGACGGTGGTCGAGGTGCTAGAGCGAGTGGCTGCATTGATCAGCATTTGACCAAAAATAATCCAGCCTGCGTACTTGGTTGGCTTATTTAGATCGTGTAAGCGAAATACCATCATTCGATAGTTTTGCACCAAGCACCAGACGATAGCCCCTAAAAATAAAATGACCACCGGCAACGTCATTTCACCCTTGCTGATTAGCAGGCCGAACAGCAGCATGCCCAGAACTGGCAAAATCGATAACAGGCCGTTGCAGAAATAGCGCATTCTCCCCAGCCGACCCTCGGTACTGAGTGACCAGAATGCAGGGGTTTCGTATTCTTGGCGCATACGAGAGCGTCGCTGGCTTGGTGCTGCTGCCGGTGCGCTTTGTGCATCAATCGGTGGCAAAGCACTGGTGCTGCTGGCCGATTGTGCGGCTAACATCCGTGGCATATCAGCGCCGCAGCCAAGGCAGAGTGTGCGCTTGGGCTGTACGCGTTGGCATTGCGGGCAGGTAATCTGGGCGCTGGTATCGGCGATAGGTGCAATCGCCGCAGGTTCATCCGCGAGCAGGCTCAGTGGCGCAGTGGTGGCCGGAGTCGCGATGGGTTCCAAGCTCAGAGACGGCTGTGCGGGTGGAGGAGTTTGCAGCGCTTCGGCGGTGACCTCAACCCCAACTTTGTGAAATAGCTGCAGATAGGTATCAAGCTGGTGACCAGGCAGGGCTTTTTTGACTACGGTTGGCGCTTGCTGCAGTAGCATTTCAGCCCGATCGATTTCCAAGCGCATTAGTTTTGCCAGTGCGGCGGTGGCGTGTTCGGCGGCAACTCCGGGTAATAGCTTGCCAGTCAGTACCAAGCGGAATGTGGTGTCCATTGCTTCAGTAGGAATAAGGTAAAACCCGATGTTACTCCCAAATTGCTATTGCTTAACAATTGCTGACATTTGCTCTTGGCTGTGTTGTAGGTATGTCGCCAGTTACGGGGCGATATGCCCCGTGAGCTTACTTTGACTTTTTGGCTTCGTTCATTTGTGCATTGGCCTGCGCTGCGGCATTGCCGAATGTAGAGGCGGGGGTTGAGAGTTTCTTTTCTTGTTTGGGTTTTTTAGCTTCTTTGTTGCTACGTACCTGACCTTTGGCCATGGTGTTCCCCTAGTGGGTTGGATGCCAGTTGGCCTTTACAGCTTACGCGCAATCATAAGGGCATGTTCAATTGTTTGAGCTAAAACATTCATTTCCAGTTTCAATAAATGGTAATACCTCGAAAAGCAGGGCTGAAATGCGGGTCATCACAGAAATGGATTGTGCGATTGATCTTCCAAAGATTTTTTTCAGCCAACTTAGGGAAATAGCGGCGCAGGAATTTTTGTCCCCCAAAGCCGTAGCCCAGCATAGCTAAGGCAGGAACTAATGCTCCGCAAGCAACTAAAGCGGTTTTTAGATCCCCTTGCCCAACGAAGGCTGGATAAGCTAAAAGCCCACCACCAAGCAAAAGAAATAATCCAATCAAAATCCCAAAGAAGCGAATAATCATGTGTTTGTTTCCTCTGATTGATTTGGAAAAATGACGCGGCTGAATATTAGCGTGATGAAAATACCAAAATGCGTCGAGCCAATGATCGATTCAGCAATAAATAAGGCCTTGCCGTGAGCGTTGCAGGGAAGAAAGTCGCCAAAGCCCACCGTGGCAAAGATGGTGGTGGAGAAATACAGCGAATCCAGAAAATTGCTGTTGTTGGTGCAGCCAGCGCTGGTGCCATAAACATCAAACACCTGCCAGCCGGTGGCAAAGGTGAGGATTAGCAAGATATTGCTCAGCATAAATAGCCAAACCGCCTGCGCCGGATGCAGGCCAGCTTGCATCCGCTGGCCGTAAGCAATGCTGAAAATAAAGGACAAATAATTGAGATAGGTTGCGGCGATAAACCAATACAGTGTATCGCCACTGTTATCCACAATCTCCCATTTGATCAGCCACGGCCAGGCGAACATCAACAGTAGTGTATACAGCGGAATTGGCCGCCAGTTGATGATTTGCAATGACATTAGGCGTGACGGTTGGCGACCGTGGCGGCAAAGGCATCTAGCATCGGTTGCAGGCGTTCATGCTTGAGTTTGAGCGATGATTGATTCACGACCAGTCGGCTGGAGATATCACGGATATGTTCCACTGCGACCAGATTATTGGCTTTGAGTGTGCCACCAGTTGATACCAAGTCGACAATCGCGTCGGCCAAACCCACCAGTGGCGCCAGCTCCATCGAGCCATACAGCTTGATCAGGTCAACGTGCACGCCTTTGGCGGCAAAGTGCTCTTTGGCCTGCTCTGTGTACTTGGTCGCAATGCGCATCCGCGCGCCTTGTTTGACTGCGCCTTCGTAATCAAAACCGTTTTGCGTGGCGACCATTAGCGCGCATTTAGCGATTTCCAAATCGAGTGGCTGATACAAGCCTTGACCACCGTGTTCGAGCAACACGTCTTTACCCGCCACGCCCAAATCGGC from Chitinibacter fontanus encodes:
- a CDS encoding potassium channel family protein, translated to MSLQIINWRPIPLYTLLLMFAWPWLIKWEIVDNSGDTLYWFIAATYLNYLSFIFSIAYGQRMQAGLHPAQAVWLFMLSNILLILTFATGWQVFDVYGTSAGCTNNSNFLDSLYFSTTIFATVGFGDFLPCNAHGKALFIAESIIGSTHFGIFITLIFSRVIFPNQSEETNT
- the hisG gene encoding ATP phosphoribosyltransferase, which encodes MITIALSKGRIFEETLPLLAAAGIVPAEAPESTRKLIIGTNQPDVQLIIVRASDVPTYVQYGAADLGVAGKDVLLEHGGQGLYQPLDLEIAKCALMVATQNGFDYEGAVKQGARMRIATKYTEQAKEHFAAKGVHVDLIKLYGSMELAPLVGLADAIVDLVSTGGTLKANNLVAVEHIRDISSRLVVNQSSLKLKHERLQPMLDAFAATVANRHA
- a CDS encoding DUF2950 domain-containing protein, producing the protein MHDSVLKTLVAVLGATLMSSAFAGQLFKTPEAAGEALLQALEQKDPSALEKIFGSRNRDLIVSGDPIDDQNRYATYAQSYRAGHQWRVVSQSKQVLELGEQQYPFAIPLIRDKGGWVFAGTTGRAELLTRRIGMNELSAIEALKTVLTAQQEYYLMQADGSSLLHYADRIVSSPERKDGLYWPEQEGAAASPMGAFFAAAAAEGYHNQSAPYHGYFFKILQAQGPAAKGGAYSYVESGKMFGGFAVLAWPASYGKSGVMSFITNQEGVIYQRNLGKGTADAVKKLTNFNPDKGWSTVE
- a CDS encoding DUF805 domain-containing protein, which encodes MDTTFRLVLTGKLLPGVAAEHATAALAKLMRLEIDRAEMLLQQAPTVVKKALPGHQLDTYLQLFHKVGVEVTAEALQTPPPAQPSLSLEPIATPATTAPLSLLADEPAAIAPIADTSAQITCPQCQRVQPKRTLCLGCGADMPRMLAAQSASSTSALPPIDAQSAPAAAPSQRRSRMRQEYETPAFWSLSTEGRLGRMRYFCNGLLSILPVLGMLLFGLLISKGEMTLPVVILFLGAIVWCLVQNYRMMVFRLHDLNKPTKYAGWIIFGQMLINAATRSSTSTTVIIIGSMISLFVYGALAFVQGDDGENDYGLPAAPPNIFHYLASLICGIALIGTIIQTTLMDSPKAAPRTPAEAAQTLTDSEVDQLIAQVEQQSGEKMTREEARARIQQHIEQQQATSQSE
- a CDS encoding FAD-dependent oxidoreductase; this translates as MSTVQKLLIVGGVAGGASAAARGRRLNEAAQIIVFERGPYVSFANCGLPYHLGGEIAERESLLLHTPESLTARFGLDVRVNSEVLSIDRQAKTIRVHNRQTGETYDESYDALILAPGAAPIRPPLPGLDNPRVFTLRTVPDLDRLMNAMTSTVKHVTVVGAGFIGLETVEALRHRGLAASLIERAPQVLTPLDAEMTTPLAATLQAHGVELLLGESLLSVVDGEQLTLQLESGHQLSTDLVVLAIGVKPENQLAREAGLEIGTTGGVLVNSHQQTSDTSIYAVGDAVEVLHTVNGKSVLLPLAGPANRQGRIAADTIFGRAASYRGSQGTAICKVFDLTAASTGLNERSLQAAEIPYQKLYLHGNDHASYYPGATMISLKVLFDPASGKLLGAQAVGEKGVDKRIDVLAVALQAGMTIDDLAEMELSYAPPYGAAKDPLNLVGMAAQNLQSGLLALINPEQLANELGHVQLIDVREPEEIASGQIAGARNIPLSQLRELSQLLDTSKPVVVYCMVGLRGYIAQRHLSQLGFQVRSLNGGYKTWQMWNMSQHQRV
- a CDS encoding DUF3300 domain-containing protein; its protein translation is MSRLMQSLFVSAALLGSPGLLLSSNVLAAETAASNVFSQQEIEQLVAPIALYPDALLAQVLMASTYPLEVVQAARWRKANSSLKDKALEDALLKQPWDASVKSLAAFPDVLAMLNDKIDWTQKLGDAFLAQQKDVMDATQRLRAKAKAEGNLKDSKEQKVIVESTPTTVIRIEPQTEVVYVPVYNPTVVYGPWPYPSYVPYYWYPPSYAYAASAFSFTVGVMVGAALWGDCDWHHGHVNINVNHYNSFNRTTINNTNWTHNVDHRRGVEYRDKTTREQYRPQTNHREQSREAFRGKADQTRADLGTIDRADMQGQLKDLDRAELSQQLQNKAAAKPEHRDNQSNGSAKSGKKAKPVANPIAPSATHRDSAFSQPDHSQLARSARDRGASSQRSVSRPVRVSGHGK